In the genome of Doryrhamphus excisus isolate RoL2022-K1 chromosome 11, RoL_Dexc_1.0, whole genome shotgun sequence, one region contains:
- the mogat2 gene encoding 2-acylglycerol O-acyltransferase 2 has protein sequence MKINFAPVDVPLHRRLQTVAVLQWVFSFLALAPTCIFLFFYLLFTRFWLVSMLYAVWWFFDYDTPSRGGRRVPYLCGIRIWDYMRDYFPIKLLKTADLDPRHNYVIGFHPHGILVAGAFTNFCTYCTGFMRLFPGITTYLLMLPLWFRAPFFRDYIMCAGLIPSDKESASYPLRRTCGGNAVVIAVGGAPEALDAHPGMYNVLLAKKKGFIKMAMEHGAHLVPVFSFGENEVFDQVGNPRGTWLRSIQELLQRIMGISLPLFHARGIFQYSFGLMPYRKPIHTIVGRPIRVAKNEKPTAEELDTLHQLYMDQLSNLFEEHKSNYGVDKDTHLNFV, from the exons ATGAAGATTAATTTCGCCCCCGTGGACGTGCCCCTGCACAGGAGACTGCAGACCGTTGCGGTGCTGCAGTGGGTCTTCTCATTCCTGGCTTTGG CACCCACATGTATCTTCCTGTTCTTCTATCTGCTCTTCACTCGCTTCTGGTTGGTCAGCATGCTCTACGCCGTCTGGTGGTTCTTTGACTATGACACTCCTTCACGAGGAGGGCGGAGGGTGCCTTATTTGTGCGGCATCAGAATTTGGGACTACATGCGGGATTACTTTCCCATTAAG TTGCTGAAGACAGCTGACCTGGACCCGAGACACAACTACGTCATAGGCTTCCACCCACATGGCATCTTGGTGGCAGGAGCCTTTACCAATTTCTGCACGTATTGCACAGGATTCATGCGGCTATTTCCAGGCATTACCACCTACCTGCTCATGCTGCCCCTGTGGTTTCGAGCCCCCTTCTTCAGAGACTACATCATGTGTGCAG GCCTAATTCCATCTGACAAAGAAAGCGCCAGTTATCCACTCCGGCGGACGTGCGGCGGTAATGCTGTTGTAATAGCGGTCGGCGGCGCCCCAGAGGCCCTCGACGCTCACCCAGGGATGTACAACGTGCTCTTAGCCAAGAAGAAAGGCTTCATTAAAATGGCGATGGAGCATGG AGCTCACCTGGTGCCAGTGTTCTCCTTTGGAGAGAATGAGGTGTTTGATCAGGTGGGGAACCCGAGAGGAACCTGGCTTAGAAGTATACAGGAACTGCTGCAAAGGATCATGGGCATCTCCTTGCCTCTCTTCCATGCTCGTGGGATTTTCCAATATTCCTTCGGCCTCATGCCTTACAGGAAACCCATCCATACCATCG TTGGGCGGCCCATTCGGGTGGCGAAAAACGAGAAGCCGACGGCCGAGGAGCTGGACACCCTCCACCAGTTATACATGGACCAACTCAGCAACCTCTTTGAGGAGCACAAGTCCAACTACGGTGTGGACAAGGACACACACCTCAACTTTGTCTGA
- the dgat2 gene encoding diacylglycerol O-acyltransferase 2, with translation MTFPKWRCIRHAAAPCVFAETTPSRPRTRTRPPAICLLPPPLCVAPPRLDEMPTGRSPPCSGSHDRGAVSFWGTFEASVAARKLPSRFHPRPPTMKTILAAYSGVLKGTGSSILSSLQDLPLAFWPCGSKMEKHLQVISVLQWVVTFLALGAVCTVLLIYMFCTDCWLIAALYTAWLIVDWNTPKQGGRRSSWVRSWTVWTYYRDYFPIRLIKTHNLLPNRNYIFGYHPHGIFCFGAFCNFGTEATGFSKKFPGIKPSLATLAGNFRMPVLRDYLMSGGICPVNKNSIDYLLTCNGTGNAVVIVVGGAAESLHCAPGRNSVILKNRKGFVRMALQKGSDLVPVYSFGENDVYKQVILKEGTYWRNVQRKLQKLLGFAPCLFHGCGLFFGNSWGIVPYGKPITTIVGEPITVPKIEDPSDEMVDLYHSMYIKSLQCLFDKYKTRFGLKESDHLYIE, from the exons ATGACCTTCCCAAAATGGCGGTGTATCAG acatgctgCAGCTCCCTGCGTGTTCGCCGAGACGACGCCGTCACGtccacgcacacgcacacgcccaCCGGCAATTTGTCTGCTCCCTCCCCCGCTGTGCGTGGCTCCTCCCCGCCTTGATGAAATGCCGACGGGCCGGTCGCCTCCTTGCAGTGGAAGTCATGACAGGGGAGCTGTGAGTTTTTGGGGGACTTTTGAAGCATCCGTAGCAGCTAGAAAACTACCTTCCCGTTTCCATCCGAGACCTCCAACCATGAAGACCATCCTTGCTGCCTACTCGGGGGTGCTGAAAG GCACCGGCTCCAGCATCCTCTCCTCCCTCCAGGACCTGCCCTTGGCCTTTTGGCCATGTGGATCCAAGATGGAGAAACATCTCCAGGTCATCTCAGTGCTGCAGTGGGTCGTCACCTTCTTAGCCttag gggCAGTCTGCACTGTGTTGTTAATCTACATGTTCTGCACTGATTGTTGGCTTATCGCCGCCCTTTACACCGCCTGGCTCATTGTTGACTGGAACACCCCCAAACAAG GTGGCAGGAGATCATCATGGGTGAGAAGTTGGACAGTGTGGACATACTACCGGGATTATTTTCCAATCAGG CTAATTAAAACCCACAACCTGCTGCCCAACCGGAACTATATCTTCGGCTACCATCCCCATGGTATTTTCTGTTTCGGGGCTTTCTGCAACTTTGGCACCGAGGCCACGGGCTTCTCCAAGAAGTTTCCAGGCATCAAACCCTCCCTGGCAACCTTGGCAGGAAACTTCCGCATGCCTGTCCTACGGGACTACTTGATGTCCGGAG GTATCTGTCCAGTGAACAAGAACTCCATCGACTACCTGCTGACGTGCAACGGTACGGGAAACGCCGTGGTCATCGTAGTGGGCGGTGCAGCCGAGTCTCTACACTGCGCACCAGGCAGGAACTCTGTCATCCTAAAGAACCGGAAAGGCTTTGTGAGAATGGCCCTACAGAAAGG GTCTGACTTGGTTCCGGTGTATTCCTTTGGGGAGAACGATGTCTACAAGCAGGTGATCCTAAAGGAGGGGACCTACTGGAGGAATGTCCAGAGAAAGTTACAGAAGCTCTTGGGATTTGCTCCGTGCCTTTTCCACGGCTGCGGCCTCTTCTTTGGCAACTCCTGGGGTATCGTGCCTTATGGCAAACCAATCACTACCATAG TTGgggagccaatcacagtgccAAAAATAGAGGATCCATCTGACGAGATGGTGGATCTTTACCATTCCATGTACATCAAGTCCCTCCAGTGCCTTTTCGACAAGTACAAGACCCGTTTCGGCTTGAAGGAGAGCGACCACCTGTACATTGAgtga